In a single window of the Papaver somniferum cultivar HN1 chromosome 8, ASM357369v1, whole genome shotgun sequence genome:
- the LOC113306029 gene encoding sucrose transport protein SUC2-like has protein sequence MDDKQPLLFLLEQQQQQQQKPIFSSPKPASHKKLILVSSIAAGIQFGWALQLSLLTPYVQLLGIPHKYAAFIWLCGPISGMIVQPIIGYHSDRCLSRWGRRRPFIVSGTLLVVISVMFISFAADLGHSLGDPLGDTSSSASSSSSNRPKVISITIFILGFWILDVANNMLQGPCRALLADLTGTDQRRTRTANAFYSFFMAVGNILGFAAGSYTNLYKFLPFSKTEACDVYCANLKTCFFMAVILLLTLTTIALTSIQEKPITASSLSSISILPSTINDVEMDEEAEANIAFVGEIVKALRDLPRPMWVLLLVTCLNWIGWFPFLLFDTDWMGREVYGGKIGEGKQYGDGVRAGSFGLMFNSVVLGFTSLGVEWLAKKVGGVKRLWFFANLVLSIGLASTVWITKVAESSRAGSDEADPALGVRISALALFAVLGVPLAVTYSIPFALAAIFSNSSGAGQGLAMGVLNLAVVIPQILVSVASGPWDALFGGGNLPAFVVGAVAAAASGIVALTMLPALPPDFTNRSRIMRTRSSPFP, from the exons ATGGATGATAAACAGCCTTTGCTGTTTTTGCtagaacagcaacaacaacaacagcaaaaaccaatattttcTTCTCCAAAGCCAGCATCACACAAGAAACTAATACTAGTATCATCAATAGCAGCAGGAATCCAATTTGGATGGGCACTTCAACTTTCTCTTTTAACTCCGTATGTTCAACTCTTAGGTATCCCACATAAATATGCAGCTTTCATTTGGCTTTGTGGTCCAATTTCAGGCATGATCGTTCAACCCATCATCGGTTACCATAGCGATCGTTGTCTCTCTCGTTGGGGCCGCCGGCGTCCTTTTATAGTTTCCGGTACCTTGCTTGTTGTAATATCTGTCATGTTCATTAGTTTTGCTGCTGATTTGGGTCATTCTTTAGGTGACCCATTAGGAGATACATCTTCAtcagcatcttcttcttcttccaatagaCCCAAAGTCATTTCTATTACTATATTTATACTGGGGTTTTGGATTCTTGATGTTGCTAATAATATGTTGCAAGGGCCTTGCCGTGCACTTTTAGCTGATTTAACCGGTACTGATCAAAGAAGAACTAGAACTGCTAATGCTTTCTATTCATTTTTCATGGCTGTTGGTAATATACTAGGTTTCGCCGCAGGTTCTTACACCAATCTTTACAAATTCTTGCCTTTTAGTAAAACCGAAGCTTGTGATGTCTATTGTGCAAATCTTAAGACATGTTTTTTCATGGCTGTTATACTCTTGTTAACCTTAACAACCATTGCTCTCACTTCAATTCAAGAGAAACCGATAACAGCATCGTCATTATCGTCGATATCAATATTGCCGTCAACTATTAATGATGTTGAAATGGACGAGGAGGCTGAAGCAAATATTGCATTTGTTGGGGAGATAGTGAAAGCACTGAGGGACTTACCTAGACCAATGTGGGTTTTACTACTAGTAACATGTCTGAATTGGATCGGTTGGTTTCCGTTCTTGTTGTTTGATACGGATTGGATGGGTAGAGAGGTGTATGGCGGTAAGATTGGAGAAGGGAAGCAATATGGTGATGGGGTTCGTGCGGGTTCTTTCGGGTTAATGTTCAATTCAGTTGTGCTAGGATTTACCTCTTTAGGAGTTGAATGGTTGGCAAAGAAAGTCGGTGGTGTAAAAAGATTGTGGTTTTTTGCGAATCTGGTGTTGTCAATTGGTTTGGCGTCAACAGTGTGGATTACGAAAGTGGCAGAATCATCCAGGGCAGGGTCAGAtgaagccgatccagcgctaggAGTTCGAATCTCTGCATTGGCTCTCTTTGCCGTATTGGGTGTACCTCTTGCG GTGACATATAGTATTCCGTTTGCATTGGCTGCAATCTTTTCCAACTCCTCCGGTGCAGGTCAAG GACTTGCAATGGGGGTTCTAAATCTGGCAGTAGTTATACCACAA ATTCTGGTATCAGTAGCGAGTGGACCATGGGACGCCTTATTTGGAGGTGGCAATCTCCCTGCATTTGTTGTTGGAGCTGTAGCAGCAGCTGCAAGTGGGATAGTTGCGCTTACAATGCTGCCTGCACTACCCCCTGATTTTACCAACAGAAGTAGAATCATGAGAACAAGAAGTTCACCATTCCCTTGA